One stretch of Clostridium sp. Marseille-P299 DNA includes these proteins:
- a CDS encoding ABC transporter ATP-binding protein, whose translation MTKSPKEKNMFVILKRLGKYLKPNKYFLFLVVILSGISGLVGVIGSYLLRPIINNYIIPGDVKGLLSAVIVLIILYLSGTVATLFCNQIMVRITQKVIFELRKDLYHHVDLLPLSYFDGNSDGNLMSHFTNDIDTIENALNTCFTLMAQSFITVVGSAIMMFVLNVPLTFFTLICIAVIVGIVNYNGKISRIYSNKRQKSTGNLNGFIREMIEGQKVEKVFRHEAKNLKAFRVHNEELRVASTKAFTYSSIMTPMVVSIGFINYTFTACVGGVMVLQNLLDLGTLASYLVFVRQFSAPVNQFTQQINLFLAGISGAERIFNLFDMEREVDEGTVTLCNATLDSNGDLVKSDEYTGSFGWNVPGNNKLIPVKGDVRFYDVEFSYDSNKKILNKINLYAKPGQKIAFVGSTGAGKTTIINLINRFYDIQGGQITYDGIDIKDIKKEDLRKSLSLVLQDTHLFTGTITDNIRYGNLNATDEEVIEAAKLSNAHSFIRRLPMGYDTMLKNDGDNLSLGQRQLLAIARAAIANPPVLILDEATSSIDTRTEKLVEKGMDAIMENKTVFVIAHRLSTVRDANVILVLDHGEIVERGNHEELLALKGRYYDLYTGAKQLA comes from the coding sequence ATGACTAAATCTCCGAAGGAAAAAAACATGTTTGTAATCTTAAAAAGACTAGGAAAATATTTGAAGCCAAATAAATATTTCTTATTTCTCGTCGTTATTTTATCAGGGATTAGTGGTCTTGTTGGCGTCATTGGCTCTTACCTTTTACGACCTATTATAAATAATTACATTATTCCTGGTGATGTAAAAGGATTACTTTCTGCTGTAATTGTGCTGATTATATTATATTTATCAGGTACAGTTGCTACCTTATTTTGTAATCAAATCATGGTGAGAATTACGCAAAAGGTTATATTTGAACTTAGAAAAGATTTATATCATCACGTGGACTTACTTCCACTCTCCTATTTTGATGGGAATAGTGATGGTAACTTAATGAGCCATTTTACAAATGATATTGATACCATTGAAAATGCTCTAAATACATGTTTTACTCTGATGGCTCAAAGCTTTATTACCGTTGTAGGTTCGGCCATTATGATGTTTGTATTAAATGTTCCTTTAACATTTTTCACCCTTATTTGTATTGCGGTTATTGTAGGTATTGTTAATTATAATGGTAAAATATCAAGAATTTACTCCAATAAAAGACAAAAATCCACTGGTAATCTCAATGGTTTTATCCGAGAAATGATTGAAGGTCAAAAAGTTGAAAAGGTATTTCGACATGAAGCAAAAAACCTAAAAGCCTTTCGAGTTCATAACGAGGAGTTAAGAGTAGCTTCTACAAAAGCTTTTACTTATTCTAGTATTATGACACCAATGGTTGTTAGTATTGGATTTATAAATTATACGTTTACTGCTTGTGTTGGTGGTGTTATGGTTTTACAAAACTTATTAGATCTTGGTACACTTGCTTCTTATTTGGTATTTGTAAGACAATTTTCAGCGCCAGTGAATCAGTTTACGCAGCAAATTAATCTTTTCCTTGCAGGTATTTCAGGTGCAGAGCGTATATTTAATCTTTTTGATATGGAGCGCGAGGTAGATGAGGGCACTGTAACACTTTGCAATGCAACCCTTGATTCAAATGGTGACCTTGTAAAATCAGATGAGTATACGGGTAGTTTTGGATGGAATGTCCCTGGAAACAATAAGTTGATACCAGTTAAAGGAGACGTTCGATTCTATGATGTGGAATTTTCCTATGATTCCAATAAGAAGATTTTAAATAAGATAAACCTTTATGCAAAACCTGGACAAAAAATTGCTTTTGTTGGTTCTACCGGAGCTGGTAAAACCACGATCATTAATTTAATCAATCGGTTTTATGATATTCAGGGTGGTCAAATCACCTATGATGGAATCGATATTAAGGATATTAAGAAAGAAGATTTGCGAAAATCTTTGTCATTGGTTTTACAAGATACCCATCTATTTACGGGAACAATTACGGATAATATCCGATATGGTAATTTAAATGCTACGGATGAGGAGGTTATAGAGGCAGCTAAGCTATCCAATGCACATTCCTTTATTCGAAGACTTCCTATGGGATATGATACAATGTTAAAAAATGATGGCGATAATTTATCCCTCGGGCAAAGACAGTTACTTGCCATTGCTAGAGCTGCTATTGCCAATCCACCTGTTCTTATTCTTGATGAGGCGACTAGTTCTATTGATACACGTACAGAAAAGTTAGTGGAAAAAGGAATGGACGCTATTATGGAAAATAAGACGGTATTTGTAATTGCTCATAGACTTTCTACGGTTCGTGATGCCAATGTTATTCTAGTTTTAGATCATGGTGAGATTGTAGAAAGAGGAAATCATGAAGAATTGCTTGCTTTAAAAGGTAGATATTATGATTTATATACTGGGGCGAAGCAGTTGGCGTAG
- a CDS encoding nucleoside hydrolase produces MRYTDYKFKVPTEKIVRVITNTDAKNEGDDQFAVVHTLLSPKIENVGIIAAHFGTKRFSDSMEKSYEELEIILDKMNISKENLLYKGAPRPLENKTTPIDSPGARLIIEEAMKDDDRPLYITFMGPLTDIASAYLMEPRIAKKVIIIWIGGGKYPNGGPEFNLGNDVHAANVVFSSDMEVWQVPKNVYEMMPVSLAELELKVQPCGKIGEYLFDQLVEHSFEEAARKNKFRTGETWVLGDSPAVGLILYEHRFCFDWVCAPLITEDQTYVQTNLNRPIRVYNSIDSRLILEDMYAKLALFANKNKTC; encoded by the coding sequence ATGAGGTACACAGATTATAAATTCAAAGTTCCAACAGAAAAAATCGTAAGGGTAATTACGAATACCGATGCAAAAAATGAAGGTGATGATCAATTTGCAGTAGTTCATACCCTATTAAGTCCTAAAATAGAGAACGTTGGAATTATTGCGGCTCATTTTGGAACAAAAAGATTTTCAGATAGCATGGAAAAAAGCTATGAAGAATTAGAAATTATTTTAGATAAAATGAATATAAGTAAAGAGAATCTTTTGTATAAGGGGGCACCAAGACCATTAGAAAACAAGACAACGCCAATCGATTCTCCAGGAGCTAGACTTATTATAGAGGAAGCTATGAAGGATGATGATAGACCCTTATATATAACATTTATGGGACCTCTTACTGATATTGCAAGTGCTTATTTAATGGAACCAAGGATAGCAAAAAAGGTAATCATTATCTGGATTGGGGGAGGAAAATACCCAAATGGAGGTCCTGAATTTAATTTAGGGAATGATGTACATGCTGCTAATGTTGTATTTTCATCAGACATGGAGGTTTGGCAAGTTCCCAAAAATGTATATGAGATGATGCCTGTAAGTTTGGCTGAGCTTGAGTTAAAGGTACAACCATGTGGAAAAATAGGTGAGTATTTATTTGATCAGTTAGTTGAACATAGTTTTGAGGAGGCAGCAAGAAAAAATAAATTTCGGACGGGCGAAACATGGGTACTAGGTGATTCACCGGCTGTGGGTTTGATTCTATATGAACATAGATTTTGTTTTGATTGGGTTTGTGCACCATTAATAACAGAAGATCAAACATATGTACAAACCAATCTTAACAGACCAATCAGAGTATATAATAGCATAGATTCAAGACTTATTTTAGAGGACATGTATGCGAAATTAGCTTTATTTGCAAATAAGAATAAGACCTGTTGA
- a CDS encoding VOC family protein: MAEIFKNIDCIELYVSDLDEGIEYYCDCMGLKLLWRKETMVGLGMENDITEIVLQNERKQMFVDIKVDSVDDSIGKIIDAGGKVEYGPFDVPIGRCAVIRDKWENKYVILDMTKGKYVTDEAGNVIGVAKGSE; the protein is encoded by the coding sequence ATGGCGGAAATATTTAAAAATATCGATTGTATTGAATTATATGTTTCTGATTTAGACGAAGGAATTGAGTATTATTGCGATTGTATGGGGTTGAAACTTTTATGGCGAAAGGAAACTATGGTCGGTTTAGGTATGGAAAATGACATAACCGAAATTGTTTTACAGAACGAGAGAAAGCAAATGTTTGTCGATATTAAAGTGGATTCAGTGGATGATTCCATTGGTAAAATCATCGATGCAGGTGGGAAAGTAGAATATGGTCCATTTGATGTTCCAATTGGAAGGTGTGCGGTTATTCGTGATAAATGGGAGAATAAATATGTTATTCTTGATATGACCAAAGGGAAATATGTTACGGATGAAGCAGGGAATGTGATTGGAGTTGCGAAAGGTTCAGAGTAA
- a CDS encoding helix-turn-helix domain-containing protein, with product MSRKAKYSPETKASACEDYLSGNLSMREICAKYDIPFNEKKRNCSVHKWLHFYNYSGIEVFQNPIGNKAYTKEFKTEMVERYLRGEGSLEELAAKYNILSDSTLKQWIMKYNANRELKDYDPKREVYMAEARRKTTIQERKEIVTYCIEHNRDYKDTAALYDVSYSQVYSWVKKYDATGEEGLTDKRGRHKTDDEVDELERLRRENLRLKRQLEEKDMVVELLKKVKEFEGM from the coding sequence ATGTCCAGAAAAGCTAAATACTCCCCTGAAACTAAAGCGAGTGCTTGTGAAGATTATTTATCTGGAAATTTATCAATGCGAGAAATTTGTGCAAAATATGATATTCCTTTTAACGAAAAGAAAAGGAATTGTTCTGTTCATAAATGGTTACATTTTTATAACTATTCAGGTATTGAGGTGTTTCAAAATCCAATAGGGAATAAAGCTTATACAAAAGAGTTTAAAACTGAAATGGTCGAACGATATCTGCGTGGAGAAGGATCTTTAGAAGAACTTGCAGCTAAATATAATATTTTGTCTGATTCGACACTAAAACAGTGGATTATGAAGTATAATGCCAATAGAGAACTTAAGGATTACGATCCGAAACGGGAGGTCTATATGGCAGAGGCAAGGCGAAAAACAACTATTCAGGAACGCAAAGAAATCGTTACATACTGCATTGAACACAATCGTGATTATAAGGACACAGCAGCACTTTACGATGTTTCTTACAGTCAGGTGTATTCCTGGGTGAAAAAATATGATGCCACAGGTGAAGAAGGTCTTACTGACAAACGTGGTCGACATAAGACAGATGATGAAGTTGATGAATTAGAACGATTACGAAGAGAGAATCTTCGGCTAAAGCGTCAGCTTGAAGAAAAAGATATGGTGGTAGAACTGTTAAAAAAAGTGAAAGAATTCGAAGGGATGTGA
- a CDS encoding IS3 family transposase: MRLGKQRHESKYLVIEYFHTNKGWSVNWMCAQLGIARAAFYKWKHRIVPEQEKTNIEIAELIKEYDERFSHILGYRRMTDWINHFNHTHYSRKQIHRIMKKLGIHSVIRKKKKKYNSSKPEETAENKLARDFYATEPNQKWATDVTEFKIPETNKKLYLSAIIDLYDRYPVAFVISGRNNNQLVFKTFDKAIDANSTAKPIFHSDRGFQYTNKVFQRKLQDSEMIQSMSRVGHCIDNGPTEGFWGIIKSEMYQMYEITDELSLRHAIKDYIRFYRDERPQSRYDCKTPAEVRAEALASATPTTYPIAKNKRIEKYKSKWCA; the protein is encoded by the coding sequence GTGAGACTCGGAAAGCAACGCCATGAATCAAAGTATCTTGTTATTGAATACTTCCATACGAACAAGGGTTGGAGTGTCAACTGGATGTGTGCACAGCTTGGAATCGCCAGAGCTGCGTTCTACAAATGGAAACATAGAATTGTACCAGAACAAGAAAAAACTAATATCGAAATCGCAGAATTAATCAAAGAGTATGATGAAAGATTTTCTCATATCTTAGGGTACCGAAGAATGACGGATTGGATCAATCATTTCAATCATACTCATTATTCAAGGAAACAAATTCATCGTATTATGAAAAAACTTGGAATCCATTCTGTTATTCGTAAAAAGAAGAAAAAATACAATTCTTCCAAGCCAGAAGAAACAGCAGAAAATAAGTTAGCAAGAGACTTTTATGCAACAGAGCCTAATCAAAAGTGGGCTACTGATGTAACGGAGTTTAAGATTCCTGAAACCAATAAGAAACTATATCTTAGTGCGATCATAGATCTCTATGATCGTTATCCTGTTGCATTTGTTATAAGCGGCAGAAACAACAATCAACTGGTATTCAAAACCTTTGATAAAGCAATTGATGCTAATTCAACTGCAAAGCCTATTTTTCATAGCGACCGAGGCTTTCAGTATACAAATAAGGTGTTCCAGAGAAAACTTCAAGATAGCGAAATGATTCAATCAATGTCCAGAGTTGGCCATTGTATTGATAATGGACCAACGGAAGGTTTTTGGGGAATCATTAAATCAGAAATGTATCAAATGTACGAGATAACAGATGAGTTATCATTACGTCATGCAATCAAAGATTATATCCGATTCTATCGAGATGAGCGACCTCAAAGCAGATATGATTGTAAAACACCTGCTGAGGTAAGGGCTGAAGCGTTAGCTTCCGCAACTCCAACAACATATCCGATTGCAAAGAATAAAAGAATTGAGAAATATAAATCAAAGTGGTGCGCATAA
- a CDS encoding sensor histidine kinase, producing MRDMLYIVIVMLVVFILLTAYFYARYRLLCRAIKKADKDLKSIIKNIDENQIIKQEEPNKELENLLATINDSLKAIRSERIIYEKREKEFQKQIENISHDLRTPLTSILGYLKILDQSGLEQEDKEALAIIQRKAYLLQRLISQFYDFSRLTSEDYVLEMEQIDIARLLRETVIDYYQELSVKNLEIDLVIPEHPILVEANSNAMERVFLNLLQNACRYAESRLKIGIEQSKDEVTVSFENNVTDFSEDDLNSIFERFYMRDNARSDGASGLGLTIAKHLVEKMHGMLEAELKDEKWLRLKIKLVNIENI from the coding sequence ATGAGAGATATGTTGTATATAGTAATTGTTATGCTAGTCGTATTTATTTTATTAACAGCTTATTTCTATGCACGCTATCGGCTGTTATGTAGAGCAATTAAAAAGGCAGATAAAGACCTAAAAAGTATTATTAAAAACATAGATGAAAACCAGATAATAAAACAAGAAGAACCAAATAAAGAGCTAGAAAACTTACTTGCTACGATAAATGATTCTTTAAAAGCTATCCGTTCTGAACGAATCATTTATGAAAAAAGAGAAAAGGAGTTTCAAAAACAGATTGAAAATATAAGTCATGACTTAAGAACTCCCTTAACTTCCATTCTTGGGTATTTAAAAATTTTGGATCAGTCAGGCTTAGAGCAAGAGGATAAAGAAGCCTTGGCAATTATACAAAGGAAGGCATATTTACTACAGCGGTTAATATCGCAGTTCTATGATTTTTCAAGACTTACCTCAGAGGATTATGTACTAGAAATGGAACAAATCGATATCGCCAGACTTTTGCGAGAAACAGTAATTGATTATTATCAGGAATTGTCGGTTAAAAATCTTGAAATTGATTTAGTTATCCCGGAACATCCAATTCTTGTTGAAGCAAACAGTAATGCGATGGAGAGAGTATTTTTAAACCTTCTCCAAAACGCTTGCAGATATGCAGAAAGCAGATTAAAGATAGGAATAGAACAAAGTAAGGATGAGGTAACAGTTTCATTTGAAAATAACGTTACAGATTTCTCAGAAGATGATTTGAATAGCATATTTGAACGTTTTTATATGAGAGATAATGCTAGAAGTGATGGGGCTTCTGGGCTTGGATTAACAATCGCAAAGCATTTAGTGGAGAAAATGCATGGAATGTTAGAAGCTGAATTAAAGGATGAGAAGTGGTTACGTTTGAAAATTAAGCTAGTGAATATAGAGAATATTTAA
- a CDS encoding ABC transporter permease, with protein sequence MLNYIKSEFYRVLHTKDIYLFTGTISILFVLMNVVLFVSNANIDNFPYGTVSFSLNAIIGGMTWLFVAGALVVATLFSGEKKHGTLKNTIAYGITREHIFIGKCIVSCIVAFFSMIIIFIAYIGSACLFLSGPVNVPIQELISGVLAVLPFAFASVILAVALFQFFDKEILAAVVWLLVIDYIPQICFYAGLKIDILNKIAQWLPWNYLKYEVRANMSGYQCLWNTSFGLMKCIVTGVIGIAVFTILGLGLTRKKEV encoded by the coding sequence ATGTTAAATTATATAAAAAGTGAATTCTATAGGGTATTGCATACCAAAGATATATACCTTTTTACAGGAACTATATCGATATTATTTGTACTCATGAATGTGGTTCTTTTTGTGTCAAATGCGAATATAGACAACTTTCCATATGGTACAGTAAGTTTTTCCTTAAATGCAATTATTGGCGGGATGACTTGGCTATTCGTTGCTGGTGCATTGGTGGTTGCTACGCTTTTTTCTGGTGAAAAAAAGCATGGGACATTAAAAAATACCATTGCTTATGGTATTACTAGAGAACATATATTTATAGGAAAATGTATTGTAAGCTGTATTGTTGCTTTCTTTAGTATGATAATTATCTTTATTGCATATATAGGAAGTGCTTGCCTTTTCTTAAGTGGGCCAGTGAATGTTCCAATTCAGGAATTGATAAGTGGAGTTTTAGCTGTTCTACCATTTGCTTTTGCATCTGTGATTCTTGCTGTTGCATTATTTCAATTCTTTGATAAAGAAATACTAGCGGCTGTTGTATGGCTTTTAGTTATAGATTATATTCCACAGATATGCTTTTATGCAGGACTTAAGATAGACATACTAAATAAAATAGCACAATGGCTTCCATGGAATTATTTGAAATATGAAGTAAGAGCAAACATGAGTGGATATCAATGTTTATGGAATACATCCTTTGGCTTAATGAAGTGTATTGTAACTGGAGTAATTGGCATTGCGGTTTTTACTATTTTAGGACTAGGATTAACCAGAAAAAAAGAAGTCTAA
- a CDS encoding ABC transporter ATP-binding protein, giving the protein MQKETSRKDESKMTKNIIEAQKLTKRYGNFTALNKVDLNVRRGDIYGLIGDNGAGKTTFLKLLTGQIFLSEGELKLFGSHLPKEIEKQRKRTGAIIETPGFYPQMTVEKNLEYYRLQKGIPGKKSVDEVLEMVGLADKRKKYCKELSMGMKQRLGLAIAIIGEPELLILDEPINGLDPSGIIEMRNLLRKLNYEKNMTIILSSHILSELEQLATVYGFLNNGCLIEQITAEKLREKCASYIEIMVSDAEQYTVLLEKSFHHEEYQVLPNNIIHILKPEKKIDSYSQLASENGIGILRLEMRQVTLEEYYMNLKNGGKTPC; this is encoded by the coding sequence ATGCAGAAGGAAACCTCAAGAAAGGATGAAAGTAAAATGACGAAGAACATCATAGAGGCCCAAAAACTTACCAAAAGATATGGAAATTTTACAGCGTTAAATAAAGTTGATTTAAATGTTAGACGTGGAGATATCTATGGATTGATTGGTGATAACGGAGCTGGAAAGACTACTTTTTTAAAACTATTAACTGGGCAAATATTTCTAAGTGAAGGGGAACTTAAATTGTTTGGATCACATTTGCCAAAAGAAATAGAAAAGCAAAGAAAACGTACAGGAGCAATAATTGAAACTCCAGGATTCTATCCTCAGATGACAGTAGAAAAGAATCTGGAATATTATCGATTGCAAAAAGGAATACCAGGGAAGAAGTCTGTTGATGAAGTTTTGGAGATGGTAGGACTTGCAGACAAAAGAAAAAAATACTGTAAAGAGCTTTCCATGGGGATGAAACAGCGTCTTGGTCTAGCAATTGCTATTATAGGGGAACCAGAACTATTAATTTTAGATGAACCTATCAATGGTTTGGATCCTAGTGGAATTATTGAAATGCGAAATCTCTTACGTAAATTAAACTATGAAAAGAATATGACAATTATCCTATCAAGCCACATTTTATCGGAGTTAGAGCAACTTGCGACAGTCTATGGTTTCTTGAATAATGGTTGTCTCATAGAACAAATTACAGCAGAGAAATTGCGTGAAAAGTGTGCCAGTTATATTGAAATTATGGTATCAGATGCAGAGCAATATACGGTACTACTGGAGAAATCATTTCATCATGAAGAATATCAGGTTTTACCTAATAATATCATTCATATATTAAAGCCAGAAAAGAAAATTGACAGTTATAGTCAGTTAGCTAGTGAAAATGGAATAGGAATTTTACGTCTGGAAATGCGCCAGGTAACACTAGAGGAGTATTATATGAATTTGAAAAATGGAGGTAAAACACCATGTTAA
- a CDS encoding response regulator transcription factor encodes MQKILIIEDDTDINHLLSRILKKAGYEVTPAFSGTEAQLRLEKEVPNLILLDLMLPGVTGEEVIKYVREELHQNIPIIVISAKTALENKVFTMTMGADDYITKPFEPEEVLVRVMAVLRRYHTTGDELSQESYHYKNLALNPISRIVTVNQQEITLTRHEYDILLILMKQPEKVFSREFLYEEIWQNGYYGEDNTVNVHVSNIRKKIAAMDSETEYIKTVWGIGFKMA; translated from the coding sequence ATGCAAAAAATTTTGATAATAGAAGATGACACCGATATCAATCATTTATTATCCAGAATACTAAAAAAAGCGGGATATGAAGTAACACCCGCTTTTTCTGGTACAGAAGCACAGCTTCGTCTTGAAAAAGAAGTTCCAAATCTAATTCTTCTAGATTTAATGCTCCCCGGAGTAACAGGTGAAGAAGTAATTAAATATGTACGTGAAGAATTACATCAAAATATACCAATCATTGTTATATCTGCAAAAACAGCCTTAGAGAATAAAGTATTCACCATGACGATGGGTGCTGACGATTATATTACAAAACCTTTTGAACCAGAGGAAGTGTTAGTACGGGTTATGGCAGTACTGCGTCGTTACCATACAACAGGAGATGAATTATCACAAGAAAGTTACCATTATAAGAACTTGGCATTAAACCCTATCTCTAGAATTGTAACAGTGAATCAGCAGGAAATTACATTGACAAGGCATGAATATGACATTTTACTTATCTTAATGAAACAGCCTGAAAAAGTTTTTTCGAGAGAATTTCTTTATGAGGAGATCTGGCAAAATGGATATTACGGAGAGGATAATACCGTGAATGTCCATGTAAGTAATATACGAAAAAAAATAGCCGCAATGGATTCTGAAACAGAATACATAAAAACTGTTTGGGGAATTGGATTTAAAATGGCATAA
- a CDS encoding Fic family protein, whose amino-acid sequence MSEKGYVPPYTITDKAVNLISAITEIITKININDNMSNNPRLRRDNRIRTIHASLAIENNSLSQDQVTDIINGKRIFGTPDEICEVRNVFEAYNRLLEFNPFSINDMLLAHKVLMNELSKEAGTFRSGGVDIFSGDRLVHTAPPAGQVPYLIKDLVNWAKQADAHPLIKSCVFHYEFEFIHPFADGNGRMGRMWQTLILYKWKSLFGWLPIETLIRKRQEEYYRVLEECDHSTNSGKFIEFMLTAIHDVLYEIVSTEQVTVQETDQVRRLVQIMKDKEYSTKELMKLLALKHRPSFRESYLLPALRLGYIEMTIPDKPNSSKQKYRKIGK is encoded by the coding sequence ATGAGCGAAAAAGGTTATGTTCCACCGTATACGATAACAGATAAGGCAGTTAATTTAATTTCTGCTATTACTGAAATTATAACCAAGATAAACATAAATGATAATATGAGCAATAATCCGAGACTTCGAAGGGATAATCGTATCCGTACAATTCATGCATCACTGGCAATTGAAAATAATTCTTTATCACAAGATCAGGTAACAGACATTATAAATGGGAAAAGAATTTTTGGTACCCCAGACGAAATCTGCGAAGTAAGGAATGTTTTTGAAGCATATAATAGACTTTTGGAGTTTAATCCATTTTCTATAAATGATATGTTATTAGCACATAAGGTATTAATGAATGAGCTTTCTAAGGAAGCGGGGACGTTTCGCAGTGGTGGAGTTGATATTTTTTCAGGGGATCGATTGGTTCATACGGCACCTCCAGCGGGTCAGGTACCATATTTGATAAAAGACTTGGTAAACTGGGCCAAGCAAGCAGATGCTCATCCATTAATAAAAAGTTGTGTGTTTCACTATGAATTTGAGTTTATTCATCCATTTGCAGATGGAAATGGTAGAATGGGACGAATGTGGCAGACTTTGATTCTGTATAAATGGAAATCATTATTTGGCTGGCTACCCATAGAAACATTGATTAGAAAACGGCAGGAAGAATACTATAGAGTGCTAGAAGAATGCGATCATAGTACGAATTCGGGCAAATTTATTGAGTTTATGTTAACAGCTATACATGATGTTTTATATGAAATTGTAAGCACCGAACAAGTAACGGTACAAGAAACCGATCAAGTTAGACGTTTAGTTCAAATCATGAAAGATAAAGAGTATTCAACTAAGGAATTAATGAAGTTATTAGCATTAAAACACAGACCATCTTTTAGAGAAAGTTATTTGTTACCTGCATTGAGACTGGGATATATAGAAATGACGATACCAGATAAACCAAATAGTAGTAAACAAAAGTACCGTAAAATTGGTAAGTGA
- a CDS encoding DUF6442 family protein has protein sequence MNNEDFIKRSSESKENDLVEYNQKNRHTLAIKVCYVVLFIEMICLFFTKEHNYGIYALFFAFSSADGFEEYQIKKNKFYLLASLICLLTAALALFNFIIELVGA, from the coding sequence ATGAATAATGAAGATTTTATTAAAAGAAGTAGCGAATCAAAAGAAAATGATCTCGTAGAATATAATCAAAAAAATAGGCATACACTTGCCATTAAAGTTTGTTATGTTGTTTTATTTATAGAAATGATATGTCTGTTCTTTACAAAAGAACATAATTATGGAATATATGCGTTGTTTTTTGCTTTTAGCAGTGCTGATGGATTTGAAGAATATCAAATAAAAAAGAATAAATTCTATCTCTTAGCAAGCCTAATTTGCTTATTAACTGCAGCATTGGCATTATTCAATTTTATTATTGAATTAGTAGGCGCTTGA
- a CDS encoding nucleotide pyrophosphohydrolase has product MNDFTVNELINKVKAFCEERDWDQFHNPKDLAIGISTEANELLDIFRFKSMDDIDEIMSNKEKREHVEEELADVFFFVLRFAQMNHIDLKDALEMKIEKNARKYPADKVKGKNIKYNEI; this is encoded by the coding sequence ATGAATGATTTTACAGTAAATGAATTAATAAATAAAGTGAAAGCATTTTGTGAAGAAAGAGATTGGGATCAATTCCATAATCCAAAAGATCTAGCTATTGGTATATCAACGGAGGCTAATGAATTACTTGATATATTTAGATTTAAGAGTATGGATGATATTGATGAAATAATGAGCAATAAGGAAAAGAGAGAGCATGTTGAAGAAGAATTAGCAGATGTGTTTTTCTTTGTATTAAGATTTGCTCAAATGAATCACATTGATTTAAAAGATGCTTTAGAAATGAAAATTGAAAAGAACGCGAGAAAGTATCCTGCAGATAAAGTTAAGGGCAAGAATATTAAATATAATGAAATATAA